From the Panulirus ornatus isolate Po-2019 chromosome 58, ASM3632096v1, whole genome shotgun sequence genome, one window contains:
- the LOC139766543 gene encoding centrosomal protein of 19 kDa-like, whose translation MENQLVPLKLGVRIQPPALTLVYRSAAGKERYRIMPVRFLNKFGSVNTILKDLKERHKEHLENVSDVRVEKMVRILQDIQKGRTLDEAVTAISKEYLVDPEQDLNKLDDEQLARKKKVMNSSFEKNQLKPGDPGYEYDKQIEYDTTEKVEAGWDSPDDDFWS comes from the exons ATGGAGAATCAACTGGTTCCTCTAAAGTTAGGTGTCCGCATCCAGCCTCCAGCCCTGACTCTGGTGTACCGGAGTGCTGCAGGGAAAGAGCGATATCGCATCATGCCTGTTAGATTCCTCAATAAGTTTGGTTCAGTGAATACTATTCTaaaggatttgaaagagagacaCAAGGAACATTTAGAAAAT GTTTCAGATGTAAGAGTCGAGAAAATGGTGCGTATTTTGCAAGATATACAGAAAGGGAGGACTTTAGATGAAGCTGTAACAGCAATATCCAAAGAGTACTTAGTTGACCCAGAGCAGGATCTAAACAAATTGGATGATGAGCAACTTGCAAGGAAGAAGAAG GTGATGAACAGCAGTTTTGAGAAGAATCAGCTGAAGCCTGGTGATCCAGGCTATGAGTATGATAAGCAGATTGAGTATGACACCACTGAGAAAGTGGAAGCTGGATGGGACTCTCCTGATGATGACTTTTGGTCCTAG